From the Acidobacteriota bacterium genome, one window contains:
- a CDS encoding PQQ-like beta-propeller repeat protein, with protein MKRTLFGLLVLTVSLLPAADKPTESNWLQWGGPSQDFRATATGLADAWPESGPKELWSRSLGDGYSGILYEAGKIYTMYRTGDNEVVLCANAKSGETIWEHAYASAPRDGHVTQFGIGPRSTPLIDGDRVYTIGIAGVMHALEKKTGKAIWSKDLWSEPFNGNFLNHGYSSSPIAYGDTIIALVGGEGTSVVAFDKDDGSVAWKNQSFGNSYSTPRIFTIDGEEQLITFMASEVVGLDPKNGDLKWRIPHENTWKQNVSMPVLSNDNVLFISAVEAGAKGIRLSVKDGKSTAEEAWSTRKIQFYHVTSVQDGDWVYGSTGMRTPAFMAAVNISTGEIGWRKRGYAKANVIAADGRLFVLDEDGVLSMTTATPEDLTMQAQTSLFDGVSWTVPTIIGATMYVRDQQKMVALSLK; from the coding sequence ATGAAACGCACTCTGTTTGGCCTGCTTGTACTTACGGTCTCCCTGCTCCCGGCAGCGGACAAACCGACAGAGAGTAACTGGCTCCAGTGGGGCGGCCCCTCTCAGGATTTTAGAGCTACTGCAACTGGACTGGCCGACGCGTGGCCCGAGAGCGGTCCAAAAGAACTCTGGAGCCGCTCGCTTGGCGACGGCTACTCGGGAATCCTCTACGAGGCGGGCAAGATATACACGATGTATCGCACCGGCGACAACGAGGTCGTCCTCTGCGCCAACGCGAAGTCGGGAGAGACCATCTGGGAGCACGCCTACGCGTCCGCGCCTCGTGACGGTCATGTCACCCAATTCGGTATCGGCCCTCGCTCGACACCCCTGATCGACGGCGACCGCGTCTATACGATCGGGATCGCAGGCGTCATGCATGCCCTGGAGAAGAAGACCGGCAAGGCGATCTGGTCGAAAGATCTCTGGAGCGAACCGTTCAACGGCAACTTCCTGAATCATGGCTATTCGTCCAGTCCGATTGCCTACGGCGATACGATCATCGCACTGGTCGGTGGCGAAGGCACCAGCGTTGTCGCGTTCGACAAAGACGATGGTTCCGTCGCATGGAAGAACCAGAGCTTCGGCAACAGCTATTCAACTCCGCGGATATTCACGATCGACGGCGAAGAGCAGTTGATCACGTTCATGGCCAGCGAGGTGGTCGGTCTCGATCCCAAGAACGGCGACCTGAAGTGGCGGATACCCCACGAGAACACATGGAAGCAGAACGTAAGCATGCCGGTGCTTTCGAACGACAACGTTCTATTCATTTCGGCAGTTGAAGCGGGTGCCAAGGGAATTCGACTGAGTGTCAAGGACGGCAAGAGCACCGCAGAAGAGGCCTGGTCAACCCGCAAGATCCAGTTCTACCACGTCACAAGTGTTCAGGACGGTGACTGGGTTTATGGATCGACCGGCATGAGAACACCTGCGTTCATGGCTGCCGTCAACATCTCGACCGGAGAAATCGGTTGGCGCAAGCGTGGCTATGCCAAGGCGAACGTGATTGCCGCTGACGGTCGCCTATTCGTCCTCGATGAGGATGGCGTTCTGTCCATGACAACGGCGACACCGGAAGACCTGACGATGCAGGCACAGACTTCCCTCTTCGATGGCGTCTCATGGACAGTTCCAACGATCATCGGAGCGACGATGTACGTCCGTGATCAGCAGAAGATGGTGGCGCTCAGCTTGAAATAG
- a CDS encoding DUF2092 domain-containing protein has protein sequence MMKVIVGLISLAIVSWVPALSVEGEDAKSDAVGVLTRSDAALKAVKSASYRTVTTVTGVAENFVKPSKGEAVISGWANQLPEKMYVHVAVADGEDTLELTGGGNGDNYFVIDHSNKKGYEDMDPGVLGSLGRTLQAAIVAEFVHPSPMGDEINAESLEMLEEHEVGGELCHQIRVVYSGGRGQSIWSIAKSDDLPRQRTQIFSTPQGEGSLTYQLFDLAIDPEIDPSKFRMKLPEGYEQVDDFAP, from the coding sequence ATGATGAAAGTAATCGTCGGGTTGATCAGTCTAGCGATCGTCAGCTGGGTGCCAGCTCTATCCGTAGAAGGCGAAGACGCCAAGTCCGACGCGGTCGGCGTCCTGACGCGCTCCGATGCGGCGCTCAAGGCGGTCAAGTCGGCGAGCTATCGTACGGTCACCACGGTGACCGGCGTGGCGGAGAATTTCGTCAAGCCCTCGAAGGGCGAGGCCGTGATCAGCGGCTGGGCGAACCAACTTCCCGAGAAGATGTACGTGCATGTGGCGGTCGCCGACGGTGAAGACACGCTGGAGCTGACCGGCGGCGGCAACGGCGACAATTACTTCGTGATCGATCACTCCAACAAGAAAGGCTACGAGGACATGGATCCCGGGGTTCTCGGGTCTCTGGGACGAACCCTGCAGGCCGCGATCGTCGCGGAATTCGTTCACCCCTCGCCGATGGGCGATGAAATCAACGCCGAGAGTCTGGAGATGTTGGAGGAGCACGAAGTCGGCGGCGAGTTATGCCACCAGATTCGCGTTGTCTACAGCGGCGGGCGAGGGCAGTCGATCTGGTCGATCGCGAAATCGGACGACCTTCCACGCCAGCGCACTCAGATCTTCAGCACCCCTCAGGGAGAAGGATCGCTGACCTATCAGCTGTTCGACCTGGCAATCGACCCCGAGATCGACCCGTCGAAGTTTCGCATGAAACTTCCCGAAGGTTACGAGCAGGTTGACGACTTCGCGCCCTGA
- a CDS encoding PQQ-binding-like beta-propeller repeat protein: protein MMTVRIIALALVSLVFSVGCPANGDRRPSAAGEDPSEMGLSTDETRRGWPGWGGPTQDFQLPTKGLADIWTSMGPTTVWRRDLGAGYSAVVVAGGKLFTLYREGDQDVVVALRAEDGVEEWSRRYEAPAHDGNVLQFGTGPNATPLILGDRLITLSYSGLLHCMAIEDGEILWSHDLVPDLGATVLDFGFSASPIEHDGNVIVLVGGAQMAVAAFDPVDGSVVWASEPGSVSYASPAVIDVDGQEQLVYFSADEIIGVDASDGARLWSHPSVNQWKNNSTAPVWGEDNLLWVATQPDGGTRVLRLALADDGLTQVTELWANRQVSIHYWNSIRIDDTFYASIGNNGSILAAIDAETGEILWKERGFSQANFVHIGDKTLFLDQHGNLALVRLGRDGLKILSRATISDEKTWTAPTLVGTRLYVRDTGALQVFELAATNGPP, encoded by the coding sequence ATGATGACCGTTCGAATTATTGCCCTGGCTCTCGTCTCTCTCGTCTTTTCCGTCGGTTGCCCTGCGAACGGCGATCGCCGTCCTTCCGCCGCCGGCGAGGACCCATCCGAGATGGGTCTGTCGACAGATGAGACTCGACGCGGATGGCCAGGTTGGGGCGGACCGACCCAAGACTTCCAACTCCCGACGAAAGGCCTCGCGGACATCTGGACTTCCATGGGTCCCACGACGGTCTGGCGGCGCGATCTGGGGGCCGGTTACTCGGCGGTCGTCGTGGCGGGCGGCAAACTATTCACGCTTTATCGCGAGGGAGATCAGGACGTTGTCGTCGCCCTTCGAGCAGAAGACGGCGTCGAGGAGTGGAGTCGCCGTTACGAGGCGCCGGCGCACGACGGCAACGTACTGCAGTTCGGCACGGGCCCCAACGCCACACCCCTGATACTGGGTGATCGACTGATCACGTTGAGCTATAGCGGCCTCCTACATTGCATGGCGATCGAGGACGGCGAGATCCTGTGGTCCCACGATCTGGTCCCCGATCTGGGTGCGACCGTCTTGGATTTCGGATTTTCGGCGAGTCCGATCGAACACGACGGGAACGTGATCGTCCTCGTCGGCGGCGCGCAGATGGCCGTTGCCGCCTTCGACCCGGTAGACGGATCTGTCGTGTGGGCCAGCGAGCCTGGCAGCGTCAGCTACGCATCGCCGGCAGTGATCGACGTCGACGGGCAAGAACAGCTCGTCTACTTCTCCGCGGACGAGATCATCGGCGTCGATGCAAGTGATGGCGCGCGACTCTGGAGTCACCCGTCGGTAAACCAGTGGAAGAACAATTCGACGGCACCAGTGTGGGGCGAAGACAACCTTCTGTGGGTCGCAACACAGCCGGATGGCGGGACGCGCGTGCTCCGACTCGCGCTTGCGGATGATGGTTTGACCCAGGTGACGGAACTCTGGGCCAATCGCCAGGTCAGCATTCACTACTGGAATTCGATCCGGATCGACGACACGTTCTACGCCTCCATCGGCAACAACGGATCGATCCTGGCGGCAATTGACGCGGAAACCGGCGAGATTCTCTGGAAAGAGCGAGGTTTCTCACAGGCCAATTTTGTCCACATCGGAGACAAGACACTCTTCCTGGATCAGCATGGCAATCTGGCCCTGGTGCGATTGGGACGCGACGGTCTCAAGATCCTCTCGCGAGCGACGATCTCGGATGAGAAGACGTGGACGGCTCCCACACTCGTCGGCACCCGGCTCTACGTTCGCGACACGGGGGCTTTGCAGGTGTTCGAACTTGCGGCGACGAATGGTCCACCTTGA
- a CDS encoding TonB-dependent receptor, with translation MQRVAPSRVLCLVLALSVVSIIGAQSDKDDKGDSVETEEAKKIEWQEHVSAKAEIEGATDSPVGASSTVLTPGETLDTPESVTRLAASAPGVSENGQDGLFQTISIRGVSRQRVIQLISGMRITSERRAGVSASFLDPLLVGRVEIVRGPATTFHGSGALGGVVQSFPSSPSGSMFQTGYKSDGDESWLAGSFGAGNGSISFAHRTANNAETAEGDVLNSAFSQTSAVFRYSHRAGNKQYRWILIPSYGDDIGKSNTDFPARTTIYPRERHQLLKFEVKADAGWRFHSYVHTQDLQTDIVEAGVERAVVDNDAFDFGVRFEREHRKGIDTRIRYGVETIGRRDVDSREVRTPLDPMSMDPVETFRTLDGADEIEVGVFSSIRHRRNRIEIEGGIRLSSDVQENGTERPDEFTANGFTGISYRLSDRWEVRSSISSGLRFASLTERFFSGSTGRGRVVGNPDLDSERSLNAEFSTRRIGKRSLVSFALYRNRIDDYIERVTIGPDELRSFVNLTSGTINGVELQGLRRFEGDWMLQWGGHLIRGEDDGTGDELADIPPHEAFVGVSHRTGRWSWRARLRVRGAKDHFAPSGEVAIPSVQLLSAAIRYDLSTDWALHVSGENLLDESYFRSADDKSPLAPGRAFGIHLVWKSAAAQTR, from the coding sequence ATGCAACGTGTTGCGCCCTCCCGCGTCCTATGCCTGGTGTTAGCTCTGTCCGTCGTTTCGATCATCGGGGCCCAGTCCGACAAGGACGACAAGGGCGACTCGGTCGAGACCGAAGAGGCGAAGAAGATCGAATGGCAGGAGCACGTCTCCGCCAAGGCAGAGATCGAAGGCGCAACGGACAGTCCCGTGGGAGCAAGCTCGACGGTTCTGACACCCGGCGAGACGTTGGATACACCGGAGTCGGTGACACGCCTGGCGGCGAGTGCGCCGGGCGTCTCGGAAAACGGTCAGGATGGCTTGTTCCAGACGATTTCGATACGCGGCGTCTCTCGACAACGTGTCATTCAGTTGATCTCGGGAATGCGAATCACCAGCGAGCGGCGTGCCGGAGTCTCGGCCTCGTTTCTCGATCCTCTCCTCGTCGGGCGTGTCGAGATCGTTCGCGGTCCGGCGACCACGTTTCACGGCTCCGGTGCGCTGGGAGGCGTGGTGCAATCGTTCCCGTCGAGCCCGTCGGGATCGATGTTTCAGACCGGGTACAAAAGCGACGGCGATGAGAGCTGGCTTGCCGGCTCGTTCGGAGCCGGAAACGGCTCGATCAGTTTCGCCCATCGGACCGCGAACAACGCGGAGACCGCCGAGGGCGACGTCCTCAATTCAGCGTTCAGCCAGACATCAGCCGTCTTTCGCTACAGTCATCGCGCGGGTAACAAGCAATATCGATGGATCTTGATACCCAGCTACGGAGATGACATCGGAAAGTCCAATACGGATTTTCCGGCCAGGACGACAATCTACCCCCGCGAGCGCCATCAACTGCTGAAGTTCGAAGTCAAAGCCGATGCGGGATGGCGCTTTCATAGCTACGTTCACACCCAGGACCTGCAGACGGATATCGTAGAGGCGGGCGTGGAGCGCGCAGTCGTCGACAATGACGCCTTCGATTTCGGAGTGCGATTCGAGCGAGAACATCGAAAGGGCATCGACACTCGTATTCGATACGGCGTCGAGACGATCGGTCGTCGGGACGTGGATTCGCGTGAAGTAAGGACACCGCTGGATCCGATGTCGATGGATCCGGTCGAGACGTTTCGGACGCTCGACGGTGCCGACGAGATCGAGGTCGGCGTGTTCTCGAGTATTCGTCATCGACGAAATCGAATCGAGATCGAGGGCGGCATCCGCCTGTCCAGCGATGTCCAGGAGAATGGGACGGAACGTCCGGATGAATTCACCGCGAACGGCTTCACCGGAATCTCCTATCGACTCTCCGACCGCTGGGAGGTGCGCAGCTCGATCAGCAGTGGTCTTCGATTTGCAAGTCTCACGGAGAGGTTCTTCAGCGGCTCCACCGGTCGTGGCCGGGTAGTCGGCAACCCCGACCTCGACTCCGAACGCTCCCTGAACGCAGAGTTCTCGACCCGCAGGATCGGCAAACGGTCTTTGGTCTCATTCGCGTTGTACCGAAACCGAATCGACGACTACATCGAACGGGTGACCATCGGTCCAGACGAGCTTCGCAGCTTCGTTAACCTGACCTCCGGGACCATCAACGGGGTAGAGCTTCAAGGACTGAGACGGTTCGAGGGCGACTGGATGTTGCAGTGGGGTGGCCATCTGATCCGCGGCGAGGATGACGGAACAGGTGACGAATTAGCCGACATCCCACCTCATGAGGCATTCGTCGGGGTCTCCCATCGAACGGGTCGCTGGAGTTGGAGGGCCCGTCTTCGAGTACGAGGGGCGAAGGACCATTTCGCCCCTTCCGGTGAGGTCGCCATTCCATCCGTGCAGCTTCTGAGCGCCGCGATCCGCTATGACCTCTCCACCGACTGGGCTCTGCACGTGAGTGGCGAAAACCTGCTGGACGAGTCCTACTTCCGGTCGGCGGACGACAAGTCCCCTCTCGCTCCCGGACGCGCGTTCGGAATCCACCTGGTCTGGAAGTCCGCGGCGGCCCAGACACGATGA
- a CDS encoding class I SAM-dependent methyltransferase: protein MDQARKPSKDDPSRPTEHGYAYKKQFYRESAVASDYDFHRFGEPRRVRRNIKKWKAICKALDETDGVESVLDIPCGTGRFTGSLAERGHLVIGSDISLEMMVEAQSKFNDLERFAGYVQADAEALPMPDSSVDCVMSIRFMFHVDPATRVRILREMGRVSRRWLIIDYRHCYTPRYLKWKIKSALRMTKTPLERVSRREMEDEFREAGIKIRRVIPVARVFSDKWIVVGESPHNA from the coding sequence ATGGACCAGGCGCGCAAACCTTCTAAAGATGACCCCAGTCGCCCGACTGAGCACGGCTACGCGTACAAGAAACAGTTCTACCGGGAATCCGCGGTAGCTAGCGACTACGACTTTCATCGGTTCGGCGAACCTCGGAGAGTACGGCGAAACATCAAGAAGTGGAAGGCGATCTGCAAGGCGCTCGACGAGACCGATGGCGTCGAGTCGGTCCTGGACATCCCTTGCGGAACCGGACGATTCACCGGGAGTCTTGCCGAGCGTGGACACCTGGTGATCGGAAGCGACATCTCCCTGGAAATGATGGTCGAGGCGCAAAGCAAGTTCAACGATCTCGAGAGGTTTGCCGGGTACGTCCAGGCGGATGCCGAGGCGCTCCCGATGCCTGATAGCTCGGTCGACTGCGTGATGTCCATCCGATTCATGTTTCACGTCGATCCCGCAACGCGAGTTCGAATCCTTCGAGAGATGGGTCGAGTCTCCCGCCGCTGGTTGATCATCGATTACCGGCATTGCTACACGCCGCGCTATCTGAAGTGGAAGATCAAGAGTGCCCTCAGGATGACAAAGACTCCACTCGAGCGAGTTTCTCGACGCGAGATGGAAGATGAGTTCCGTGAAGCCGGCATCAAGATTCGACGTGTAATTCCCGTCGCCCGTGTCTTCTCCGACAAGTGGATCGTGGTCGGTGAGTCTCCCCACAACGCATAG
- the pseB gene encoding UDP-N-acetylglucosamine 4,6-dehydratase (inverting), giving the protein MFDEQSILVTGGAGSFGRDFVRNLLRRHAPRRVVVFSRDEFKQFEMRNEMGSRVLQFVLGDVRDRDRLVEAMRGIDLVVHAAALKQVLAAEQNPMECIKTNIHGAENVISASLANDVKRVVALSTDKAASPVSLYGATKLAADRLFVAANNIAGQHPTLFSVVRYGNVVGSRGSVLPLFRAQLAAGKDELPITDLRMTRFWITSDEAVSFVSAAFQRMQGGEIFVPRLPSVRIEDLARSLDESVSLREIGIRPGEKLHEMMCPEADSHHTLEFADHFVIYPNTENSEREVDYTRNLLGEIGKPVDPGFEFCSNSNERFLTVEQLREINRQS; this is encoded by the coding sequence ATGTTCGACGAACAGTCCATTCTCGTCACCGGCGGCGCGGGGTCCTTCGGTCGAGATTTTGTTCGAAATCTCCTGAGGCGCCACGCCCCCCGTCGAGTGGTCGTGTTCTCCCGCGATGAGTTCAAGCAGTTCGAGATGCGAAACGAGATGGGCTCGCGTGTCTTGCAGTTCGTGCTCGGTGACGTTCGCGACCGCGATCGTCTCGTCGAGGCCATGCGGGGCATCGATCTCGTCGTTCACGCTGCGGCGCTCAAACAGGTTCTGGCGGCAGAGCAGAATCCGATGGAATGCATCAAGACGAACATCCACGGTGCGGAGAACGTGATCTCGGCTTCTCTGGCAAACGATGTGAAGCGGGTGGTTGCTCTCTCAACGGACAAGGCGGCCAGCCCTGTGAGTCTCTACGGCGCGACGAAATTGGCCGCCGATCGACTCTTCGTCGCGGCAAACAATATCGCGGGCCAGCATCCGACCTTGTTCTCCGTCGTACGCTACGGGAACGTTGTCGGGTCTCGAGGCTCCGTCCTTCCTCTCTTTCGTGCACAACTGGCCGCCGGCAAGGATGAGCTACCGATCACGGATCTGCGCATGACGCGTTTCTGGATCACCAGCGATGAGGCCGTCTCGTTCGTCAGCGCGGCCTTCCAACGGATGCAGGGCGGCGAGATCTTCGTTCCGCGTCTTCCTTCCGTTCGAATCGAGGATCTTGCACGATCGCTCGACGAATCGGTTTCTCTGCGGGAGATCGGTATTCGTCCCGGCGAGAAGCTCCACGAGATGATGTGTCCGGAGGCAGACTCCCATCACACGCTTGAGTTCGCGGACCATTTTGTGATCTACCCGAACACCGAGAACAGCGAGCGAGAGGTTGATTACACTCGTAATCTACTAGGAGAGATCGGCAAGCCGGTCGACCCTGGATTCGAGTTCTGCTCGAATTCGAACGAACGATTCCTCACCGTGGAGCAGCTGCGGGAGATCAACCGCCAGAGTTGA